One Streptomyces sp. NBC_00193 DNA window includes the following coding sequences:
- a CDS encoding YcaO-like family protein, whose amino-acid sequence MKKVHFAGTHRVRHPEETWARLDELRDSFGITRVADVTGLDTLGVPVVAAVRPAARTRPLAYGRGATPLLARISAVMESVELWHAEYACPPAEVLRTPARELALPYDVRALPLPPGSLLSEHTPLDWVIAADLVTGAPVAAPRACVTAGEETGTEWRPPLLRTTAGGLAGGNSYEETVVHALYKVIEQDCAAAPAASPVPASFGPAGPDTTGPDTTGPVDPAGVDDPLCAEVLARLAAAGVRVTLTRRANRWALPCFSVGLWSKSFPVPVTAVGVHSDPGIALGRALTGAARDRLRALVGDGPATAARARATPPRAARTAGAPAGRLLDWREAAARTAEFAEYAEDTDEMRWLAGLVTAVTGHRPVAVDLSTETDVRVVKVVAAGLTGPAAGPGPVRLTGERR is encoded by the coding sequence GTGAAGAAGGTGCACTTCGCCGGGACACACCGGGTCCGCCACCCCGAGGAGACCTGGGCCCGCCTCGACGAGCTCCGCGACTCCTTCGGGATCACCCGGGTCGCCGACGTCACCGGCCTCGACACCCTCGGCGTCCCGGTCGTCGCCGCGGTCCGGCCGGCCGCCCGGACCCGACCGCTCGCCTACGGCCGCGGAGCCACCCCCCTGCTCGCCCGGATCTCCGCCGTCATGGAGTCCGTGGAGCTCTGGCACGCCGAGTACGCCTGCCCGCCCGCCGAAGTGCTGCGCACGCCCGCGCGCGAACTCGCCCTGCCCTACGACGTACGGGCCCTGCCCCTGCCGCCCGGCAGCCTGCTGAGCGAACACACCCCGCTGGACTGGGTCATCGCCGCCGACCTGGTCACCGGCGCCCCCGTGGCCGCGCCCCGCGCCTGTGTCACCGCGGGCGAGGAGACCGGCACCGAGTGGCGGCCCCCGCTGCTGCGCACCACGGCCGGCGGACTGGCCGGCGGCAACAGCTACGAGGAGACCGTGGTCCACGCGCTCTACAAGGTGATCGAGCAGGACTGCGCCGCCGCCCCGGCCGCCTCCCCGGTCCCGGCCTCCTTCGGCCCGGCCGGCCCCGACACCACCGGCCCCGACACCACCGGCCCCGTCGACCCGGCCGGCGTGGACGACCCGCTCTGCGCCGAGGTGCTCGCCCGCCTCGCCGCCGCCGGAGTCCGGGTCACCCTCACCCGCCGCGCCAACCGCTGGGCGCTGCCCTGCTTCTCGGTGGGCCTGTGGTCGAAGTCCTTCCCCGTGCCCGTCACCGCCGTCGGCGTGCACAGCGACCCCGGCATCGCCCTGGGCCGCGCGCTGACCGGCGCCGCCCGCGACCGGCTGCGCGCCCTGGTGGGCGACGGCCCGGCCACGGCCGCCCGGGCCCGCGCGACGCCGCCGCGCGCCGCCCGCACCGCCGGGGCGCCCGCGGGGCGGCTCCTCGACTGGCGGGAAGCCGCCGCCCGCACCGCCGAGTTCGCCGAATACGCCGAAGATACCGATGAGATGCGCTGGCTCGCCGGCCTGGTCACCGCGGTGACCGGCCACCGGCCCGTGGCCGTGGACCTCAGCACCGAAACCGACGTCCGCGTCGTCAAGGTCGTCGCCGCTGGCCTCACCGGCCCCGCCGCCGGCCCCGGCCCCGTACGCCTGACCGGGGAGCGCCGATGA
- a CDS encoding IS481 family transposase, whose translation MSHRNARLTVHGRRILVERVLAGRPVAHVAAEMGISRPTAHKWVRRWRTEGHAGLHDRSSRPRTTPHRTRPAVEARVCELRRSRKLGPARIGPILGLPASTVHRILTRHGLGRLAWLDRPTGEPIRRYERARPGELVHVDIKKLGNIPDGGGWRVVGRAAGDRNRQATTDQRRSSTPVIGYSYIHSAVDDHSRLAYSEVLANERKETATGFWQRANAFFAAHGITVERVLTDNGACYKSKLFTRTLTAAGIAHKRTRPYRPQTNGKVERFNRTLAEEWAYQRPYASNHERTEALTDFLHTYNHHRCHTALGGHPPISRVNNAAGQYT comes from the coding sequence GTGTCACACCGTAATGCCCGCCTGACCGTTCACGGCAGGCGGATCCTGGTCGAACGTGTCCTGGCCGGGCGGCCGGTGGCGCATGTCGCTGCCGAGATGGGCATATCAAGGCCCACGGCCCACAAGTGGGTCCGCCGCTGGCGGACTGAAGGCCATGCGGGACTCCACGACCGTTCCAGCCGCCCGCGCACGACCCCGCACCGCACTCGCCCCGCGGTCGAAGCCCGAGTCTGTGAACTGCGCAGGAGCCGAAAGCTCGGGCCGGCCCGGATCGGCCCGATCCTGGGCCTGCCCGCCTCGACCGTGCACCGGATTTTGACCCGTCACGGCTTGGGCCGCCTGGCCTGGCTGGACCGGCCCACCGGAGAGCCGATCCGCCGCTACGAACGCGCTCGACCGGGCGAACTCGTCCACGTCGACATCAAGAAACTCGGCAACATCCCCGACGGCGGCGGATGGCGCGTGGTGGGCCGAGCCGCAGGCGACCGTAACCGCCAGGCCACTACCGACCAGCGCAGAAGCAGCACGCCGGTGATCGGCTACTCCTACATCCACTCCGCCGTCGACGATCACTCCCGCCTCGCCTACAGCGAAGTCCTGGCCAACGAGCGCAAGGAGACCGCCACCGGGTTCTGGCAGCGGGCCAACGCCTTCTTCGCCGCCCACGGCATCACCGTCGAGCGCGTCCTGACCGACAACGGCGCCTGCTACAAATCCAAGCTCTTCACCCGTACGCTCACCGCGGCCGGTATCGCCCACAAAAGAACCCGGCCCTACCGGCCGCAGACCAACGGCAAGGTCGAACGCTTCAACCGGACGCTCGCCGAGGAGTGGGCCTACCAACGGCCCTACGCCTCGAACCATGAGCGGACCGAAGCCCTGACAGACTTCCTGCACACCTACAACCACCACCGCTGCCACACCGCACTGGGCGGACACCCGCCCATCAGCCGTGTGAACAACGCTGCGGGTCAATACACCTAG
- a CDS encoding DNA-binding response regulator: MLSLLLAEDVHMVRGALIALLELEPDFQVVASVDRGDLIVASALESRPDVAIIDIDLPGMDGLTAAAELRERLPACRTLILTSLGRPGTLRRAMAARVSGFLLKDSPPARLAQAVRAVANGQRVIDPDLALSAWEALDNPISPRETQVLRLAARGADAGEIAEQLFLSEGTVRNYLTAIVDKLNARNRIDAIRIAEEAGWIP, translated from the coding sequence ATGCTGTCGCTGCTTCTTGCCGAGGACGTCCACATGGTCCGCGGCGCACTCATCGCATTACTCGAACTGGAACCCGACTTCCAGGTGGTGGCCTCCGTGGACCGCGGTGACCTCATCGTGGCCTCCGCGCTCGAATCACGCCCCGATGTCGCGATCATCGACATCGACCTGCCCGGGATGGACGGGCTGACCGCGGCCGCCGAGCTGCGCGAACGCCTGCCCGCCTGCCGCACGCTGATCCTCACCAGCCTCGGCAGGCCCGGCACCCTGCGCCGGGCGATGGCCGCCCGCGTCTCGGGGTTCCTGCTCAAGGACTCCCCGCCGGCCCGGCTCGCCCAGGCCGTACGGGCCGTGGCCAACGGGCAGCGGGTGATCGACCCCGATCTCGCCCTCAGCGCCTGGGAGGCCCTGGACAATCCGATATCCCCGCGCGAGACCCAGGTGCTCCGGCTGGCCGCCCGGGGCGCCGACGCCGGTGAGATCGCCGAGCAGCTCTTCCTGAGCGAGGGCACGGTACGGAACTACCTGACGGCCATCGTGGACAAGCTCAACGCACGCAACCGGATCGACGCCATCCGCATCGCGGAGGAGGCGGGCTGGATCCCGTAA
- a CDS encoding sensor histidine kinase: protein MTGRFRTADNDLAQGTEQAETKNPDKRGRVTDVLAPRLAQGIVVTVLSGYAIVTLLNVEYALRDQRRELFVCATAVMLLYGLQLVLTSPKARRWSTGRKCAALGVQLFLTFLPLVWLNVLWGSVAGPLSASVLLLAPPRIAWPSFAAISGVVLWWAVGQGGNVLDLAYSGISTALTGLVVYGLTRLTDLVNEVHETRAEMARMAVIQERLRFARDLHDLLGYSLSAISLKCELIQRVVVNNPERAREEVVSVLGVSRQALVDVRAVARGYRDMSLAAEAVSVVDVMASAGVEAEVDIDCGRLHPLVDTVLATALREGVTNILRHSKVQSCTIRAAVDGETVELVMENDGVVAVGLADPADRGSGLGNLDTRLTAIGGTLTAGIEPQGRFRVTARAPMRPVAPDPPDSVGPRGQGYDGSAGRASVAALERRAG from the coding sequence ATGACGGGCCGTTTCCGGACTGCGGACAACGACCTAGCTCAGGGAACCGAGCAAGCGGAAACCAAGAATCCGGACAAGCGCGGCCGCGTCACCGACGTCCTGGCCCCGCGCCTCGCGCAGGGCATCGTGGTCACCGTCCTGTCCGGGTACGCAATCGTCACGCTGCTCAACGTCGAATACGCACTGCGCGACCAGCGCCGCGAACTCTTCGTCTGCGCGACGGCGGTCATGCTCCTCTACGGCCTCCAGCTGGTCCTCACCTCGCCCAAGGCCCGGCGCTGGTCCACCGGCCGCAAGTGCGCCGCCCTGGGCGTGCAGTTATTCCTCACCTTCTTACCCCTGGTCTGGCTGAACGTCCTGTGGGGCAGCGTGGCGGGACCCCTGAGCGCCTCGGTCCTGCTGCTCGCACCGCCCAGGATCGCCTGGCCCTCCTTCGCCGCCATCTCGGGCGTCGTGCTGTGGTGGGCGGTGGGTCAGGGCGGCAACGTGCTGGACCTCGCGTACTCGGGCATCTCCACCGCGCTGACCGGACTGGTGGTGTACGGCCTCACCCGGCTTACCGACCTGGTCAACGAAGTGCACGAGACCCGTGCGGAGATGGCGCGGATGGCCGTCATCCAGGAACGGCTGAGGTTCGCCCGGGACCTGCACGACCTGCTCGGCTACAGCCTCTCGGCCATCTCGCTGAAGTGCGAGCTGATCCAGCGGGTCGTCGTCAACAACCCCGAGCGGGCACGCGAAGAGGTCGTCTCCGTGCTCGGTGTGTCCCGCCAGGCCCTCGTCGACGTACGGGCGGTCGCCCGCGGGTACCGCGACATGTCGCTGGCGGCGGAGGCCGTCTCCGTGGTCGACGTGATGGCCTCGGCGGGCGTGGAGGCGGAGGTCGACATCGACTGCGGCCGGCTCCACCCGCTGGTGGACACCGTGCTGGCGACCGCCCTGCGCGAGGGCGTCACCAACATCCTCAGGCACAGCAAGGTGCAGTCCTGCACCATCAGGGCGGCGGTCGACGGGGAGACGGTGGAACTGGTGATGGAGAACGACGGGGTGGTGGCCGTCGGGCTCGCGGACCCCGCGGACCGGGGCAGCGGGCTGGGCAACCTGGACACGAGGCTCACCGCGATCGGCGGAACGCTGACCGCGGGCATCGAACCGCAGGGCCGGTTCCGGGTGACGGCGAGGGCGCCGATGAGACCGGTCGCCCCCGACCCCCCGGACAGCGTCGGCCCACGAGGACAGGGGTACGACGGGAGCGCAGGAAGAGCGTCCGTCGCGGCGCTGGAACGTCGAGCCGGCTGA
- a CDS encoding TOMM precursor leader peptide-binding protein has translation MTPPREPRTGPFVAFKRHVRAEAVPGEAAFVLSDQGVTVLRGAGIESLVPLLDGSHTLDALLRAASATMPVAEVGRALRSLAQANLVGYRHGGADPAGAEPAGGDTALAQAYWDRAGLDGYEATAEVRTAPVAVIPVGGVNAAEVRAACEASGLNAVDEDADAPLALVVCADYLDPGLRSVSRRLRRQGRTWLLARPFGADPWTGPFFSPATDGPDGSDGPCWSCLAHRLSEHRAGELPVQRALGLDGPAPRPAPTLSAVRSLGLQCAVLELSKWLAGLRYPEQRSVCVLDSLNLSTAHHTVLRRPQCLDCGDPSLVARRTARPLALASRPKAEGTGSNDRAVCAEGILIENRHLISPVTGIVTNVRPVPGLPDGLHAYDSGHNLALRGHSLAGVHQVLRARSGGKGATATEARASALCEAAERYSAARQGDELVIRESMAGLGAAAVHPNTYQLFDERQYADRARWNALQSPFHRVSRPFDPAAETEWTPVWSLTAGAHRMLPTSTLYFDTGTGASRDGLWADSNGNAAGGSLEDAVVQGVLELVERDAVALWWYNRLSLPGLDLDSFDEPWLAATRSALDRAGHQVWALDLTTDLGIPVVAAVSRRTGGPAEEFVYGFGAHLDPRLALRRAVTEMVQMLPAPGGSGTALPGQPQLFADPAQTGRTPASWRYAGRNADLLDDVTHLRTLLESHGMELLVLDQTRPDVGIPVVKTLVPGLRPFYARFAPGRLFDVPVRLGQRNTRTAFRELNGVPLPL, from the coding sequence GTGACGCCCCCGCGGGAGCCCCGGACGGGCCCCTTCGTGGCCTTCAAGCGCCACGTGCGGGCCGAAGCGGTCCCGGGCGAGGCCGCGTTCGTCCTCTCCGACCAGGGCGTGACCGTCCTGCGCGGCGCCGGCATAGAGAGCCTGGTCCCGCTGCTCGACGGCAGCCACACCCTGGACGCCTTACTCAGGGCCGCCTCGGCGACCATGCCGGTCGCCGAGGTGGGCCGGGCGCTGCGGAGCCTCGCGCAGGCCAATCTGGTCGGGTACCGGCACGGCGGCGCCGACCCGGCCGGCGCCGAGCCGGCCGGCGGGGACACCGCCCTGGCCCAGGCCTACTGGGACCGGGCGGGCCTCGACGGGTACGAGGCGACGGCCGAGGTCCGCACGGCCCCGGTCGCCGTGATCCCGGTCGGCGGGGTGAACGCCGCCGAGGTCCGCGCCGCCTGCGAGGCCTCCGGGCTCAACGCCGTGGACGAGGACGCCGACGCCCCGCTGGCCCTGGTGGTGTGCGCGGACTACCTGGACCCCGGGCTGAGGTCCGTCTCCCGGCGGCTGCGCCGCCAGGGCCGGACCTGGCTGCTGGCCAGGCCGTTCGGAGCCGACCCCTGGACCGGCCCGTTCTTCTCGCCGGCCACCGACGGACCCGACGGATCCGACGGGCCCTGCTGGTCCTGCCTGGCCCACCGGCTCTCCGAGCACCGCGCCGGGGAACTCCCCGTACAGCGCGCCCTGGGCCTGGACGGGCCGGCGCCGAGACCCGCCCCGACGCTCTCCGCCGTACGGTCCCTCGGACTGCAGTGCGCCGTACTGGAACTGTCGAAGTGGCTCGCGGGACTGCGCTACCCGGAGCAGCGGTCGGTGTGCGTCCTGGACAGCCTCAACCTGAGCACCGCCCACCACACCGTGCTGCGCCGCCCGCAGTGCCTCGACTGCGGGGACCCCTCGCTGGTCGCCCGGCGGACGGCGCGGCCCCTCGCCCTGGCCTCCCGGCCGAAGGCGGAGGGCACCGGCAGCAACGACCGGGCCGTCTGCGCCGAGGGCATCCTCATCGAGAACCGCCATCTGATCAGCCCGGTCACCGGCATCGTGACGAACGTCCGCCCGGTCCCGGGACTGCCCGACGGACTGCACGCCTACGACTCCGGCCACAACCTCGCCCTGCGCGGGCACTCGCTGGCCGGGGTCCACCAGGTCCTGCGGGCCCGCAGCGGAGGCAAGGGGGCGACCGCCACCGAGGCCCGGGCGAGCGCGCTGTGCGAAGCGGCGGAACGGTACAGCGCCGCCCGCCAGGGCGACGAGCTGGTGATCCGCGAGTCGATGGCCGGGCTGGGCGCCGCGGCCGTCCACCCCAACACGTACCAGCTGTTCGACGAGCGGCAGTACGCCGACCGGGCGCGCTGGAACGCCCTGCAGTCGCCCTTCCACCGGGTGAGCCGCCCCTTCGACCCCGCCGCCGAGACCGAGTGGACCCCCGTGTGGTCGCTCACCGCCGGTGCCCACCGGATGCTGCCCACCTCCACCCTGTACTTCGACACGGGCACGGGCGCCTCCCGGGACGGCCTGTGGGCCGACTCCAACGGCAACGCCGCGGGCGGCAGTCTCGAGGACGCGGTGGTCCAGGGCGTGCTCGAACTCGTCGAGCGGGACGCCGTGGCGCTGTGGTGGTACAACCGGCTGAGCCTGCCCGGCCTCGACCTCGACTCCTTCGACGAGCCCTGGCTGGCGGCCACCAGATCGGCGCTCGACCGGGCCGGCCACCAGGTCTGGGCCCTCGACCTCACCACCGACCTCGGAATCCCGGTCGTGGCGGCCGTCTCCCGGCGCACCGGCGGCCCCGCGGAGGAGTTCGTCTACGGGTTCGGAGCCCACCTCGACCCGCGGCTCGCACTGCGCAGGGCGGTCACCGAGATGGTGCAGATGCTGCCGGCCCCCGGCGGTTCCGGTACGGCCCTGCCCGGACAGCCGCAGCTCTTCGCGGACCCCGCGCAGACCGGGCGGACCCCCGCGTCCTGGCGGTACGCCGGACGCAACGCGGACCTCCTCGACGACGTCACGCACCTGCGGACCCTGCTCGAGTCGCACGGGATGGAGCTGCTGGTCCTCGACCAGACCCGGCCCGACGTGGGCATACCCGTGGTCAAGACGCTCGTGCCCGGACTGCGGCCGTTTTACGCCAGGTTCGCCCCGGGACGCCTTTTCGACGTACCGGTGCGTCTCGGCCAGCGGAATACTCGCACCGCATTCCGTGAACTCAACGGGGTTCCGCTGCCCTTGTAG